CGGTGAAGAAGAACACGGTCATCAGGACCATGACGATCAGCGCGCCCTTGGGAGCGAAACGGGCCATCCAGCGCGAGGCGGCTATGTGCCGGGGGACCACAGGTTCGCTGGTTCTGCCGTAGCTGGTCGCGACGTACGTCACCATGGCCATGAGCGCCACGGCACCGACCAAGTGCTTGAGCAGGACCGACAGATCGACAACTGGCACAGCGTCCAGCAGGTGCATCACCCCTGGCGTACTGAGCCACAAGGTCACGGCGAAACCCGCGTAAATGCCCCACAGGGACAGTCGGTAGGCGTCGCCGTAACGGACAGCGGGGACCCGCCACACGGCAACAACCGTCAACACCAGCGCAGCAAGATACTCAAGCAGGGCAAGCACGGCGAAGGACTCCTGACGAGGGGGCTTGCCCCGGCTCAGCCAGGGCACGAAAGCAGCTACCGCGTCCCGCGGAGCCGCGGAGGGGCGACAGGGTGGGACAGGGAGTGCTCAAGAAGGCTGACCATGTCCTCGCCCACCGAGGGCCGTTGGCGGGCGATCCGCTTGATGAGCGAGGCCGAAAGCTCCGCCTCCTGCTCTTCGGGGGTGTCGTAGCGGGCTCGCGCCTGGACCACCGCACCGGGACCGAGACGGCCGAGGAGCCCTTGGTAGAGATCGCCCGGGACGTACTGCTCGATGTCCTGCCGGCTCAAGGAGGTGCCGTGGTCGAACCACTCATGGCAGAGCTCATGGAGGATCGTGTGCTCGGTCCCCGTCTGCGTCGGCCGGCGCCGGTACAACACGTACGTGACCTGGTCGGTCCTGACGCGCAGACCGCACGCGGCACGAAGCCCGCCCTCGGGCTCGGCAAGCTCCACCAGGTGGATGGAGCGACCCCGCGCATCCTCCATGTTCCGCACCAGCGCGTCCACACTGAAAGGGGTGGGCATGGGCAAATCGGCAAGAAGCCGCACACACCGCTTGTGCAACGCGCGAGGCGACAACGGCGCTTTGCTGCGCCACCACATGTGCTCCTCCTGCCAGGCCCCGGGACACGGGCCAGCCATCAGCGCGGCCGCACCCACGCAGTACCCGGGCTGACCCGTCGGTTTCGCGCCGGAGCTGGCGAAGAGGACAGTACACAGCCGGAGTGACGACCCTCCCCTGGTTGGGCGCCTCACGTGAGACGCTCCCTCACCTGCCGCTCCATGTTGATCACGGCAGTGACCTGGTCTTTTCGCGTCGCCACGCAACTACGGGACAGCAGCTGTTGATGACCCGGTGATGGCCAAGAGGTGACACACGGCCAAGACGTTATCGAAACGTTTTGTTGTGTGCAGTAACATATTCGGCCGGTCAGTGACCAGGCCCTCCCCGTCCACCCCCGGGATGGGGAGGGTCGGCCGCAGGTGGCTAGGCCCGCATCAGGGCCTGGATGGCGGTGGCGCTGGGACGAGGCTCGCGGTTGTGGTCGAACAGTCCGAAGGGGACCGAGAATCCGTTCAGCCACTCGTAGTTGTCCACCGCTGTCCACAAGTGGACACCAGCGATGTCCATACCGTCGGTGAGCGCATCGGCGACCTGGCGAAGCGCGGCGGTCAGGTAGGCGATGCGCTGGGTGTCGTCGTCGCCGCCGTAGCCGATCTCGGCCACCAGGTAGCGCTTGCCCGGCAGTTCTGTGCGCAGGCGGGTGAGGACCTGGCCCAACCCCTCCGGCCAGACGACGTAGCCTTGCGGGCCGACCGGTTCACCGGCCGGATAGGGGATGATCTTCCCTTCGGCGGTGATGGCCGGGTTGTAATAGTAGCTGAAGCCGTAGAGATCGAATGCGCTTTCGTACCGCGTCATGCGTGCGAGGGAGAGCCACGAGTCCCACACGGCCGCATCCAGATCAGCCGTCGCCGCCGCAGCGGCCGCGCTGTCGTCGGCCGGGTGCAGCACGGCCAGCGACTCATTCGTGGCGGTGGGCCGACCGCCCTGGCGCAGGCGCAGGGCTGCCTCGAAGTCGGCCTGGTGGATGGCCTGAAGGACCGTGCGGAACTCCTCGCGCGAAGTGTGTCCCGGCGGGAACGTGCCGGCCAGGTAGCCCTTCAGCGCGTAGCTGAAGGGGTTGTTGACCGGCATCCAGCCGCCGGCCAGGTCGCCGAAGGTCTCGCCGATGAAGTCGACGTGGCGGGCCCACGTGGCGAGGGCCGAGGGAGCGAGGAATCCGCCGTCGGCGGCGAACCACTTCGGCAAGGCGGTATGCAAGAGACAGACCCATAGGCTCAGCCCCGACTGGCGGCCGGCCTGCAGGATCTGCCGGTAGTGCTCGATGGCCCGGGCGTCGTGCCGACCTGGTTGCGGTTCGAGCCGAGCCCAGTCCAGCGACAGCCGGTAGTCGCCGAATCCCCAGTCGGCCAGCAGGGCGAAGTCGGCCGCGTACCGGTCGTCGAAGCCGTTTCCGTCGCCGCTGGCGGGCGCCTTGCCGGCTTGCTCCCAGCCCCACCAGTTGTCTGCCGGAGTCGCACCCTGAGTCTGGGTGGCCGAGCTGGAGGAGCCCCAGCGGAACCCGGTGGGGAAGCGCACATGGCCGGCGGCAGACGTCGTCAAAGCTACGGTCTCCTGATCGAGGCTGGCAGGGCGATCCGCAGAGTGTGACCGCGAGAGGCCCTGTGCCAGGACGGGCATCATCGCCGCGCACCCGAGTACGAAGGACCGCCGGGTGGTGAAGTTGGCCTTCGACATGTGCAGTTCAACCAGTTGCGGGACGCGCCACGGTCTTCTCCTTGCTGAGCGGTGCTCAGGGGTGAGGCTACCTGGTGGGGATCTTGCCGAGCGCCCCAGGCCTGTGCCGCGAGGACAACCTTCGCCTCGGCCGACGTACACGACTCCAAGGCGGCACCGACGCGCGCCACCCGGATCAGCCTGCGGCGGCTGAACCTCCCCGAGAAGTTCCGCGTCCACGACTGGCGGCACGACAAGGTCACCAACGACCTGGACGCGGGGAAGGACCCCGCGGAGGTCTCGGCCAATGTGAGACACCACACGTCGGACCGCACCCTGGCCCAGCATGGCACGCGCCGAGTCGAAGGGGCCCGCAGGCCGGCGTCCGGGACGGCTCGGCGCATCGTGCTGGAAAGGATCACATGAGGCGTTTGGCCGGGTGGCCGCGCGTTGGCCGCATTGGCCACCGATTCCGCGCATCATCCCAGGTCAGAGCGGAGAACTGAAGCAACGGCCGGGGCCGCCACCCCCCACAGGAGAGGCCCCGGCCGTCGCGCTGACGGGCCGCGCGCGGCCCGTACCTACTTCAGCGCCGTGAGTGCGTTTTCTGTCACACCCCGGGCACGCCCGGCCCTTACTCTGCGCACACCCGCACCTTGTCACGAGTTAGTTGCATCCTCTACGGACATGGACGAGGCTCGGTTTCACGCCGTAACGTGCCATTCGCGCCGGACCAGGAAACAGGCGTAAAGGGAGTGCGGTGCTGGGGGACGACGCGGAGCTGACCGCCGCGGTGCGTGCGGCACAGGACGGAGACGAGACCGCGTTCCGTACGGTGTACCGCGCCGTGCAGCCGCGGCTGCTCGGATACGTACGCACGCTGGTCGGTGATCCGGACGCCGAGGACGTCGCGTCCGAGGCCTGGCTGCAGATCGCCCGCGACCTCGACCGGTTCAGCGGAGACGCCGACCGCTTCCGTGGCTGGGCCGCCCGGATCGCCCGTAACCGAGCCCTGGACCACATACGGATGCGCGGCCGCCGCCCCGCCATAGGCGGCGACGAGACGGAACTGACCGGCCGGGCCGCCGAGTCCGACACGGCCGGCGAGGCCATCGAGGCCCTGGCCACCGACAGCGCCCTCTCCCTCATCGCGCGGCTCCCGCAGGACCAGGCCGAGGCGGTCGTCCTGCGGGTCGTGGTCGGCCTCGACGCCAAGAGCGCCGCCGAGACGCTCGGCAAACGCGCCGGTGCCGTACGCACCGCGGCGCACCGCGGACTGAAACGGCTCGCGGAGCTGATCGGCGAGGATCCGGAATCGGTGGGTGCGCTGGATGCGCTCCCACCCCAGAGAGAACCGCGTGGCCGCGCGGTGTCGTCCGCAACTGTGACGGATATGCGTGCGCGGACGCAGAAGGACATGTGATGGCCGACGAGCAGGACAAGTGGCTGAACCGTGAGACGGCGGAACGTCTGCTGCGCGGTGAGTCGCTGGAAGCCGTCGACGCCTCCGCACGTGACCAGGCCGAAGGCCTCTCCCAGGTGCTCGGCGCGCTGTCCGCGCAGGCGGCCCCCGCCACCGGTGAACTCCCCGGCGAACAGGCCGCCCTGGCCGCGTTCCGCAAGGCCCGCGAGGCCGCCGACGCCGAACGGACCGTCGCGGTCCGCGCCGCCGGCGCCTCCGCCCTGCCCGGGCCCGGCGGCGACGCGGGTCTGGTCCGCATCGGCGCCCCGGCCCGTACCGGAATCCGGGACCGGCGGCCCCGCTGGGCCCGGCCGGTGCGCCTGGGGCTCGCCGCCGCGCTGACCGTGGGCACACTGGGCGGGGTCGCCATGGCCGCCGGGACCGGGATGCTGCCCACGCCGTTCGAGCCCGCGCACCCCCGCCCCGCCGTCTCCGTCTCCGCCGACGGGTCCTCCGGGGGGCCGTCCGCCTCGGACTCGCCGCAGGGCACCGCGAGCCCGACTCAGCCCGGCACCCCGAGCGGCAGCACGGGCACGCGCCGCGGCGGCGCTTCCGGAGAAGCCTCCGGACCGGACGGCCGCCCGGGTGGCAGCGCCTCTCCGGGCGCCGGCGACCTCTCCGGCACGCTCGGCAGCCGCTGGAAGGACGCGGCCGCGGCCTGCCGCGACATCCAGGACGGCAAGGGCCTGGACACCGGGCGGCGGCGCGCGCTGGAGAACCTGGCGGGCGGGAGTGCCCGGGTGAGCCAGTTCTGCAAGGTCGTCCTGACCGCCGTCGACTCGGTCGGCGGCCAGGGGAGCGGCGGCCAGGGCGACGAGAACGGCGGCAACGGCAAGGACAAGGGCGGCAAAGGCCAGGGCGAAGGGAACGGCCAGGGCGGCGGCGACGGCGGTCACTTCGGCGAGGGCAACGGTAAGGACAAGCCCGGTGGCGGCGGCAAAGGCTGGCACGGCGAAGGTGCCTCGCCCCTTCCCTCGGCCCTCGCTCCGGTCCCCTCGGCCCTGGGATCTGTCTGACGTTGCCCTCTCCCACTGCCTCAAGGGCGTGGGAGGTGCCCTCAGCCCTGCGCGCCTGGCACGCACTCCCCCAGAGAGACGGGAATGGTCGGACAGGCCCTGCTCCGGTGCACCCGCCCGCACGACCGGCGCCGGGCCCACCCCCGGCACCGAGTCCGGCGTACACCGCGCTCCGGGCTCTGGGTACCTGAAATGCGCCCCCTATCACCCCTCTGACCTGCGGTTTCGTGGTCCGCGAAAAATTACCCGCGCGAGGTGTGACGTTTTTGGCGCCCCGTACGCAGTAATGAGTGAGCCGACTGGTCATCGGCCGTCGCACTGAGCCGGGGTTCCCCCCGTACCCACGGCTCGTGCACCTGGCGCGGGCGGGACACGTTCCCCCGGTCCCGCCCGCGCCCCGCAGCCTCTCTCCCCGATGGACGACAGCTCTCACCGGGTGACTCTCACCAGTAGACGACGACCTTGTCGCCCACCCGCACCTGCGCGAACAGCTGCTGGATCGCGGCCTGGTCCCGGACGTTGACGCACCCGTGCGAGCCTCCCGCGTATCCGCGCGCCGCGAAGTCGTACGAGTAGTGCACGGCCTGGCCGCGGCTGAAGAACATCGCGTACGGCATCGGCGAGTGGTAGAGCGTCGACACCCAGTTCCGCGCCTTCCAGTAGACGTGGAACACACCTTCCCGGGTCGGTGTGTACTGCGTGCCGAATCGCACCGCCGTCGTCGTCACGGTCCGGCCGTCGACCATCCAGCGCAGGGTCCGTGTCGTCTTGTCGATGCACAGCACGCGGCCGGTCAGGCAGCGCGGGTCGGGCGCGCCGGCCGGCTGACCGCCCATCAGATACAGCTCCCAGGTGCCGGGCGTGTGGGTCATGGCCACCAGCCGCTGCCAGGTGACGGTGTCCGTCCGGCCGGTCTGCGGCAGCCCGCGCTTGCCCTGGAAGCCCCGGACGCCCCGCTCGGTCAGCGCGCCGTACGACCCGCTCGGCCCCTCGGACAGCCAGTCCAGCTGGCGCAGCCGCGCCTGCAGCTCCCGTACGGCGGGCCCGCTGTCGCCGCGCGACCACAGGACGCGGGGAGCGGCCGCGGGCGCGGGAGCGGACAGTGACGGTTGGGCCGTTCGGGTGGGATCCGTGGGCAGGCTCTCCTGGGTCCCGGGCACGCTGGTCCGGGTCTGGATGTGCAGGGGCGCCCTGGCTTTGGCGTCGGCGTCCGGCGGCTGCACGGTGCAGCCGCAGAGGGCGGCGAGGGCGGCGGCCGAGGCGAGTACGGCGGCAGGTCTTCCCGAGTTCCTCATGCCGGGGATGTTTCCCCGCGTGACCGCCGTCGAACGACGGGGCATGGTGAGGGGTGACAGGACGTAGTGCGGAGGCATCCATGGCGCGTGAGTCGGAGTCGGGGCTGCCGATCGAGCCGGTCTACGGACCCCAGGCGCTGGAGGGCTGGAACCCGGCCGGGAAACTGGGCGAACCAGGCGCGTACCCCTTCACCCGCGGGGTGTACCCCACCATGTACACCGGCCGCCCGTGGACCATGCGGCAGTACGCCGGCTTCGGTACGGCCGCCGAGTCCAACGCCCGCTACCGGCAGCTGATCGCCCACGGCACGACCGGGCTCTCGGTCGCCTTCGACCTGCCCACCCAGATGGGCCACGACTCGGACGCCCCGCTCGCCCACGGCGAGGTCGGCAAGGTGGGCGTGGCGATCGACTCGATCGAGGACATGCGGGTGCTGTTCGACGGCATCCCGCTCGGCCAGGTCTCGACGTCGATGACGATCAACGCCCCGGCGGCCCTGCTCCTTCTGCTCTACCAGCTGGTGGCGGAGGAACAGGGGGCGCGGCCCGATCAGCTGACCGGCACGATCCAGAACGACGTGCTGAAGGAGTACATCGCACGCGGGACGTACATCTTCCCGCCGAAACCCTCCCTGCGCCTGACGGCGGACATCTTCAAGTACTGCACCGCCGAGATCCCGAAGTGGAACACGATCTCGATCTCCGGGTACCACATGGCCGAGGCGGGGGCATCACCCGTTCAGGAGATCGCTTTCACCCTGGCGGACGGCATCGAGTACGTCCGTACGGCGGTCGCGGCCGGCATGGACGTCGACGACTTCGCCCCCCGCCTCTCCTTCTTCTTCGTGGCCCGTACGACGCTGCTGGAGGAGGTCGCCAAGTTCCGCGCGGCGAGGAGGATCTGGGCCCGGGTGATGCGCGAGGACTTCGGCGCCCGGAACCCGAAGTCCCTGATGCTCCGCTTCCACACCCAGACGGCCGGCGTCCAGCTGACGGCCCAGCAGCCCGAGGTGAACCTGGTCCGGGTCGCCGTCCAGGCCCTGGCCGCGGTGCTCGGCGGCACGCAGTCGCTGCACACCAACTCCTTCGACGAGGCGATCGCCCTGCCGACGGACAAGAGCGCACGACTGGCGCTGCGCACCCAGCAGGTACTGGCGCACGAGACGGACCTGACCGCGACGGTCGACCCCTTCGCGGGCTCCTACGCGGTGGAGCGCATGACGGACGACGTCGAGGAGGCGGCCGTCGACCTGATGCGCAGGGTCGAGGACCTGGGCGGAGCGGTGGCGGCGATCGAGCGGGGCTTCCAGAAGTCCGAGATCGAACGCAACGCGTACCGGATCGCCCAGGAGAGCGACTCCGGCGAGCGGGTGGTCGTAGGCGTCAACCGCTTCCAGCTCGACGAGGAGGAACCGTACGAGCCGTTGCGGGTCGACCCGGTGATCGAGGCCCGGCAGGCGGACCGCTTGGCCAAGCTGCGGGCCGCACGGGACCAGGGCGCGGTGGACACGGCACTGGACGCGCTGAAGAAGGCGGCCGAGGGGGAGGAGAACGTGCTGTATCCGATGAAGGAGGCGCTGCGGGGGCGGGCGACGGTGGGGGAGGTGTGCAACGCGCTTCGGGGGGTTTGGGGGGCTTACGAGCCTTCGGAGGTGTTCTGAGCTGAGTGGTTACTTCGTATGGGTGATCATGGGCGGAATCCCTCCGCTCCCCGTTACGCTCGTGGAGAGTGCTCCCGAAAGGAGGTTGCCGTGGCTGTGATAGAGCGCGAGATGACGATCGCCGAAGCCGCCGACCGTGTCTCCAGCTGGCTGCCCGGACACCGTGTTGAGATCCTTCGAGGGAGCCTTATCGTGTCGCCGCCGCCGGATGAACCGCACCAGGGGACCGTGTTCGAGGTCGGTTGTGAAATCCGGCAGGCCGGGGCGAAGAAAGTCGGCCTCAAGGTTCGTCCCGGTATCGCTCTGTGGCTGCCGACCGGCCCGGCGGATTACGCGATCCCGGACCTGTCTGTGGTCGACGCCGACATTGCAGACGCGCTCGTCCGGAACAACTGCTATGCGCCGCATGTTTTCCACATGGTGCTGGAAGTGACCTCTTTCAATTGGTCCGATGACACGGCCCTCAAGGTCGAGCTCTACGCCGAGGCCGGGATCCCCGTGTACTTGGTGGCCGATCGCCGACACGAGGAAGTCCTGCTCTACCAGAACCCCAAGGACGGCAAGTACCCCGTCCCCACGCGCTACAAGCGAGGTGAGTCCGTCCCCGTCCCCGAATCCGTCGGTGTCACCCTGGACCTCTCGGTAGACACCCTCCTCGACGGCGACGACTGACCACGTCACCCCACGAAGCGCCCGAGATACTCCCTGAGCCCCTCCGTCGACTCGCCCGCCCAGCCCACGTACCCGTCCGGGCGGATCAGGAAGACGCCCGGGCCGTAGGGCTCCGGGGCCGCCGGGAGGGCTCGGACGCCGGGGAGGGAGGTTTCCGCGCCCAGGAGGGTCCAGTGCGGGCCCCGGAACGCGTCGAAGAGGCGGATGCCGTCCACCGAGCCGTCCGGAGCGCGGTCGCCTGCCTGGACGCCCGACGGGTTGTCCCGCGTCTCCACGCTCAGGGGCGACTCCCGGTAGCCCAGCCCCAGTTGCACCGTCGCCTTTCCGCGTCGTACCTCGCCGCGGTGCACGCCTGTCGACAGGTCGAGCATGGCCGCCGCGTTCACCCGGCGCTCCTCCTCGTAGGTGTCGAGGACTGAATCCGGTGCTCCGGCGCGCAGTACCGCGCCCAGCTTCCAGCCCAGGTTGTAGGCGTCCTGGACGCTGGTGTTCAGGCCCTGGCCGCCGGCCGGTGAGTGGATGTGCGCCGCGTCGCCGGCGAGGAAGACCCGGCCGGCCCGGAAGCGGTCCGCCAGGGCGGCGCGCGGGCGGAAGCCGGAGGCCCAGCGCAGGTCCGTGACGTCCTCGGCGGCCAGGTGTGTGTACGCGGCCACCAGTGCGCGGATGCCGTCCAGGGACACGTCGGGTTCCGTGCCCTCCGCGAGGCGCGCCTGCATCTGGAAGGCGTCGGTGCCGGCCAGCGGGCACAGGGTCACGGCGCTGCCGTCGTCCTTGGGGAACGCGTGCCAGTGGTCCCGGTCGAGCCCGTTCACTCGCACGTCCGCCACCAGGAACGACGCCGGGTCGACCGTCTCCCCGGCCATGCCGACGCCCAGCGCACGGCGGACGACCGACCGGCCGCCGTCGGCCGCGACGACGTACGCCGCACGGGTGGTCGTACCGTCGGCGAAGCGTACGGTCACGCCCTCCGCGTCCTGTTCCAGCCCCGTCACCTCGCGCCCGAAGGCCACCTCGCCTCCCAGCTCCGTCAGCCGGGCGTAGAGGATCTCCTGCGTGCGCCACTGCGCGATCATCAGCGGCTCGGTGTACGGAGCGCCCCCGTCCGCCTCCACCGGCTCGAACACCGGCTGCTCGCCGACCGGTTCGCCGTCCTTCCAGGTCATCCGGTGGGGGTAGGGGCCGCCGGCCGCCCGGATCGCCTCCACCACGCCGAGGTCGTCGAACACCTCCTGGGTGCGCGGCTGGATCCCTTTGCCGCGCGAGCCGGGGAACAGCGCCTCCGCCCGCTCCACGACCAGGGCGTCCACGCCGCGCCGGGCGAGGTCGATGCCGAGGGTCAGGCCGGTGGGACCCGCGCCCACGATCAGGACATCCATGACTTATCTCCTTAACGTTGTTAAGTACCGTCGCCCATGAGCGTGCCCTTAACGCTGTTAAGCTGTCAAGTGTGAGCCCCGAGAAACGCGCCCCGCTGGATCGCCGCCGCGTCGCCGGCACGGCTTTGCGGCTGCTGAACGATGTCGGTCTGGAGGGTCTGACCCTGCGCGCCATCGCCAAGGAGCTGGACGTCAAGGCGCCCGCGCTGTACTGGCACTTCAAGGACAAACAGGCGCTGCTGGACGAGATGGCGACGGAGATGTACCGGCGGATGGTCGCCGGTGCCGCGCTCGATCCCGCCGACACCTGGCAGGAACGGCTGCTGAAGTCGAACCGCGGACTGCGGGCCGCGCTGCTCGGCTACCGCGACGGGGCGAAGGTCTTCAGCGGTTCACGTTTCACGGGCACGGAGCACGCCCCCGCGCTGGAGGCGAACCTGCGGCTGCTGACGGAGGCCGGGTTCACCCTCGCCCAGGCCGTCCGCGCGGGCCGTACGACGAGCGCGTACACCGTCGGCTTCGTGATCGAGGAACAGGGCGTGCAGCCCCTCCCGGGCGAGCGCCGGGAGGGGTACGACGTGGCGGAACGCGCCCGGCGACTGGCCGAGTACCCGCTGGCCGCCGAGGCCGGGCAGCTGCTCTTCGACGGCTATGACGCGCAGTTCGAGGAAGGGCTGGCGATCGTCGTCGCGGGTGTCGGGGCGCGGTACGGGATCGGCTGAACCGTCAGCTTGTTCCTTGACCTCGGCCGGGCCCGAGGTCAAGGAACAGGCTCACTTCCGGGCGGCGCGGGCGTTGCGGATCGCCCTCGTCACCACCGGCGGCAGCAGATCGACGGCGACCTTGCGGGCCCGGCTCGTGCGCCTGCGTGGTGCGGGCCGGGCCGGGGACGGCGCGGGGGCGGGCGCCGGGTCCGCCGGCTCCTGCGGTTCCGGCTCCTCGGCGGCCTCCGCGTGCTTGGCGGGCGGGAAATCCGGTGCCCGCATGCCCTTCGACTTCAGCCGGACGATCCGGTGGCCGGCGGCCTCCTGGACGCTCAGATCGCAGTCGGACCGCTCCCGCACCATCGCCAGCAGCTCCTCCTGGACCGGCTCCGCGTCGCCCCAGGTGCCGTACAGCTTCTGGGTGCTCAGGCAGATGGGGCGCAGGCCGCGGTTGAGCACGGCTTCCCACGTCGCTATCGAGACACCGGGGGTGTGCTCGGAGCGGAAGTCGTCCAGGACGACGATGCCGTCCGGGAGCAGCAGATCGTGCGCGGCCCCGATGTCGCCTTGCACATGCTCGTACAGGTGAGAGGCGTCGATGTGCACGAACCGGCAGGAGCGGGGCGCGACCTCGGTGGGCACCACGGAGCTGGGACCCTGGAGCACTCGGGGCAGCTCGTCGTGGAACGCGCGGTAGTTCTCCTCGAAGACGCGCCGGGTCAGCGCGCTGTACGACTTCGTCGACTCGGCCCGGTTGGCGTCGTCCGGGGCGTCGCCCTCGAAGAGGTCGCACACGGTGTACCGCTCGGCGGGCTGCTGGTGCCGCCCTATGAAGATTGCGCTCTTGCCCATGTAGACGCCGACTTCCAGCAGATCACCCCGCATCCCGGTGGTTTCCTGCCGGTTCAGGAACCAGTCGAAGAGCAGCTGGTCGAGGACCGGGAACCAGCCGGGCACGTCATCGAGACGGCGGGGCGGTCGCGTCGTTTCCTGGATGGTGGCCATGCGGAGTGGGAACTCCCTTGTACGGCGTCTGTGGAATCCCTGCGGGGGGCCTGTGCGGCGTGGGCTCTACGGTGCCTGCCCGCAGGGTCCGTTCAAAACCCAAGCCCAGATGAACGACTGGACAACTTCCGTTCCTTGAGCGCCCTCTTCAGACGCGGGCCGAACGGCCGCTCCACGAACCGGTGGATCAGCCACGCCAGCCCCAGCATCCCGAGCACGGTCCCGACGAGCGTCGGCCACGCGGGCAGGCCGAGGCTCCGGTGCAGTATCCGGATCGCGAACCAGCCCAGGTGCTCGTGGATCAGATAGAAGGGGTACGTCAGCGCACCCGCCGTGACCAGCCAGGGCCAGGAGGCCCACCGCGTCCAGCCCAGCGCCACGACCGCGACGGCCGCGAAGGCCACGGTGACGATCAGGATGACGACGTACGGGTCGCGGTGCGGATGCGGGCCCCACAGGCCGAGGGTGGCCTCCCGCTGCGCGAGCAGCCAGGACATCGTGACGATGCCCCACGTCAGCAGGTCGCTGCCGAAACGGTGGATCAGGTACAGCGCCAGACCGCCGATGAAGAAGGGGGCGTACTGGGGCATGACCACCTGGTTCAGCAGGTTGTTGTTCGTGCTGTGGCAGAGCACCGACGCCAGCGTCCAGACGCAGGAGAACAGCACCACCCGGCGGTAGGTCACCCCGCGCAGGACGACGAGCAGCGCGAACAGC
The genomic region above belongs to Streptomyces sp. CG1 and contains:
- a CDS encoding L,D-transpeptidase family protein yields the protein MRNSGRPAAVLASAAALAALCGCTVQPPDADAKARAPLHIQTRTSVPGTQESLPTDPTRTAQPSLSAPAPAAAPRVLWSRGDSGPAVRELQARLRQLDWLSEGPSGSYGALTERGVRGFQGKRGLPQTGRTDTVTWQRLVAMTHTPGTWELYLMGGQPAGAPDPRCLTGRVLCIDKTTRTLRWMVDGRTVTTTAVRFGTQYTPTREGVFHVYWKARNWVSTLYHSPMPYAMFFSRGQAVHYSYDFAARGYAGGSHGCVNVRDQAAIQQLFAQVRVGDKVVVYW
- a CDS encoding family 1 glycosylhydrolase, with protein sequence MTTSAAGHVRFPTGFRWGSSSSATQTQGATPADNWWGWEQAGKAPASGDGNGFDDRYAADFALLADWGFGDYRLSLDWARLEPQPGRHDARAIEHYRQILQAGRQSGLSLWVCLLHTALPKWFAADGGFLAPSALATWARHVDFIGETFGDLAGGWMPVNNPFSYALKGYLAGTFPPGHTSREEFRTVLQAIHQADFEAALRLRQGGRPTATNESLAVLHPADDSAAAAAATADLDAAVWDSWLSLARMTRYESAFDLYGFSYYYNPAITAEGKIIPYPAGEPVGPQGYVVWPEGLGQVLTRLRTELPGKRYLVAEIGYGGDDDTQRIAYLTAALRQVADALTDGMDIAGVHLWTAVDNYEWLNGFSVPFGLFDHNREPRPSATAIQALMRA
- a CDS encoding class I SAM-dependent methyltransferase yields the protein MATIQETTRPPRRLDDVPGWFPVLDQLLFDWFLNRQETTGMRGDLLEVGVYMGKSAIFIGRHQQPAERYTVCDLFEGDAPDDANRAESTKSYSALTRRVFEENYRAFHDELPRVLQGPSSVVPTEVAPRSCRFVHIDASHLYEHVQGDIGAAHDLLLPDGIVVLDDFRSEHTPGVSIATWEAVLNRGLRPICLSTQKLYGTWGDAEPVQEELLAMVRERSDCDLSVQEAAGHRIVRLKSKGMRAPDFPPAKHAEAAEEPEPQEPADPAPAPAPSPARPAPRRRTSRARKVAVDLLPPVVTRAIRNARAARK
- a CDS encoding RNA polymerase sigma factor, which codes for MLGDDAELTAAVRAAQDGDETAFRTVYRAVQPRLLGYVRTLVGDPDAEDVASEAWLQIARDLDRFSGDADRFRGWAARIARNRALDHIRMRGRRPAIGGDETELTGRAAESDTAGEAIEALATDSALSLIARLPQDQAEAVVLRVVVGLDAKSAAETLGKRAGAVRTAAHRGLKRLAELIGEDPESVGALDALPPQREPRGRAVSSATVTDMRARTQKDM
- a CDS encoding Uma2 family endonuclease, translating into MAVIEREMTIAEAADRVSSWLPGHRVEILRGSLIVSPPPDEPHQGTVFEVGCEIRQAGAKKVGLKVRPGIALWLPTGPADYAIPDLSVVDADIADALVRNNCYAPHVFHMVLEVTSFNWSDDTALKVELYAEAGIPVYLVADRRHEEVLLYQNPKDGKYPVPTRYKRGESVPVPESVGVTLDLSVDTLLDGDD
- a CDS encoding TetR/AcrR family transcriptional regulator C-terminal domain-containing protein, which encodes MSPEKRAPLDRRRVAGTALRLLNDVGLEGLTLRAIAKELDVKAPALYWHFKDKQALLDEMATEMYRRMVAGAALDPADTWQERLLKSNRGLRAALLGYRDGAKVFSGSRFTGTEHAPALEANLRLLTEAGFTLAQAVRAGRTTSAYTVGFVIEEQGVQPLPGERREGYDVAERARRLAEYPLAAEAGQLLFDGYDAQFEEGLAIVVAGVGARYGIG
- a CDS encoding FAD-dependent monooxygenase — its product is MDVLIVGAGPTGLTLGIDLARRGVDALVVERAEALFPGSRGKGIQPRTQEVFDDLGVVEAIRAAGGPYPHRMTWKDGEPVGEQPVFEPVEADGGAPYTEPLMIAQWRTQEILYARLTELGGEVAFGREVTGLEQDAEGVTVRFADGTTTRAAYVVAADGGRSVVRRALGVGMAGETVDPASFLVADVRVNGLDRDHWHAFPKDDGSAVTLCPLAGTDAFQMQARLAEGTEPDVSLDGIRALVAAYTHLAAEDVTDLRWASGFRPRAALADRFRAGRVFLAGDAAHIHSPAGGQGLNTSVQDAYNLGWKLGAVLRAGAPDSVLDTYEEERRVNAAAMLDLSTGVHRGEVRRGKATVQLGLGYRESPLSVETRDNPSGVQAGDRAPDGSVDGIRLFDAFRGPHWTLLGAETSLPGVRALPAAPEPYGPGVFLIRPDGYVGWAGESTEGLREYLGRFVG
- a CDS encoding methylmalonyl-CoA mutase is translated as MARESESGLPIEPVYGPQALEGWNPAGKLGEPGAYPFTRGVYPTMYTGRPWTMRQYAGFGTAAESNARYRQLIAHGTTGLSVAFDLPTQMGHDSDAPLAHGEVGKVGVAIDSIEDMRVLFDGIPLGQVSTSMTINAPAALLLLLYQLVAEEQGARPDQLTGTIQNDVLKEYIARGTYIFPPKPSLRLTADIFKYCTAEIPKWNTISISGYHMAEAGASPVQEIAFTLADGIEYVRTAVAAGMDVDDFAPRLSFFFVARTTLLEEVAKFRAARRIWARVMREDFGARNPKSLMLRFHTQTAGVQLTAQQPEVNLVRVAVQALAAVLGGTQSLHTNSFDEAIALPTDKSARLALRTQQVLAHETDLTATVDPFAGSYAVERMTDDVEEAAVDLMRRVEDLGGAVAAIERGFQKSEIERNAYRIAQESDSGERVVVGVNRFQLDEEEPYEPLRVDPVIEARQADRLAKLRAARDQGAVDTALDALKKAAEGEENVLYPMKEALRGRATVGEVCNALRGVWGAYEPSEVF